A genomic region of Christiangramia sp. OXR-203 contains the following coding sequences:
- a CDS encoding glycosyltransferase family 2 protein yields MKKGLVSIIIPTYNRSHLIGETLDSVIAQTYQHWECVVVDDNSTDYTKELLDCYCEKDNRIKYYQRPSNQPKGANACRNYGFELSEGEFINWFDSDDFMLKDFLSSNLSAFSEQTSLTVCSGIYTDENLNICQKINLIHTKFLFKDYVLWRMEILTPSVIFRKNFLYNRHLFNLDIFRGQETEFFSRIFFEIDAKDFVINNTPLFLYRQHKYSKSYLDKSYDPIFMKSKIYIMIQNLRFSLSLNDLELINHFKRSLMLVFFQTIDNKDDSNSKYIRDNIIDTETNLKFLDRIKHCFLLTICIWSKRTYRIRKIMFKNL; encoded by the coding sequence ATGAAGAAAGGATTAGTATCTATAATTATCCCCACTTACAACAGGTCACATTTAATTGGTGAAACCCTGGATTCCGTCATAGCCCAAACCTATCAACACTGGGAATGTGTTGTGGTAGATGACAATTCCACGGATTATACCAAAGAATTACTCGATTGTTACTGTGAAAAAGACAATAGAATAAAATACTATCAAAGACCATCAAACCAACCAAAAGGAGCAAATGCCTGTAGAAATTATGGGTTTGAATTAAGCGAAGGAGAATTTATCAATTGGTTTGATAGTGATGATTTCATGTTAAAAGATTTTTTGAGTAGTAATTTAAGCGCTTTCAGTGAGCAAACGTCTTTGACTGTCTGTTCAGGAATTTATACGGATGAAAATCTAAATATTTGCCAGAAAATTAACTTAATCCACACAAAATTTTTATTCAAAGATTATGTTTTGTGGAGAATGGAAATTTTGACTCCCTCTGTCATTTTTCGAAAGAATTTTCTTTATAACAGGCATCTATTTAACCTGGATATTTTCAGAGGTCAAGAAACAGAATTCTTCTCGAGGATTTTTTTTGAAATTGATGCTAAAGATTTTGTTATAAATAATACACCTTTATTTCTTTATAGACAGCATAAGTATTCCAAGTCTTATTTGGATAAATCTTATGATCCAATATTCATGAAGTCCAAGATCTACATCATGATTCAAAACTTGAGATTTTCTCTTAGTCTAAATGATTTGGAATTGATTAATCATTTTAAGAGGTCTTTAATGTTAGTCTTTTTTCAAACCATTGATAATAAAGACGATAGTAATTCGAAATATATTAGAGATAATATTATTGATACAGAAACAAATTTGAAATTTCTTGATAGAATAAAGCATTGTTTCTTATTAACCATTTGTATCTGGTCGAAAAGGACGTATCGTATAAGAAAGATAATGTTTAAAAATCTATGA
- a CDS encoding glycosyltransferase family 2 protein translates to MQNLVSIIIPTYNRAHLIGETLESVIAQSYINWECIVVDDGSSDYTAELMEFYKTRDRRISYHQRPKNRPKGANTCRNYGFEISIGKYVNWFDSDDLMAPKFIERKLDGFKSNTDMVVSKSILMNENEEIIGKEIRTKNSVNLLEDFITLKISWYLPDPMYRKKFLADKKLFDEHLLKGQDRDFHIRRLLENPNINFLDDYLTKYRQTDNSISQDFNEKTIKSLYFTINKLIKTLLPLNPKKETEYFLLKQQLKKYPFLYRNHEITKRNFLLFRDLGRLDLITIKWFIKYVLAVLSFKFVNKGQFFLRGE, encoded by the coding sequence ATGCAAAATTTGGTTTCCATAATTATTCCTACATATAATCGAGCTCATCTCATTGGAGAAACTTTAGAATCGGTTATTGCACAATCCTATATAAATTGGGAATGTATAGTGGTTGATGATGGCTCCAGCGATTATACTGCTGAACTGATGGAGTTTTATAAAACAAGAGATAGAAGGATTTCTTACCATCAACGCCCTAAGAACCGACCAAAAGGAGCCAATACCTGTAGGAATTATGGTTTTGAAATAAGCATAGGAAAATATGTTAATTGGTTTGATAGTGATGACCTCATGGCTCCGAAATTTATAGAAAGGAAATTAGATGGATTCAAATCTAATACAGACATGGTGGTTTCCAAAAGCATTTTAATGAATGAGAATGAAGAAATTATTGGGAAAGAAATCAGGACTAAAAACAGCGTCAATTTACTGGAAGACTTCATTACTTTAAAAATAAGCTGGTACTTGCCCGATCCTATGTATCGCAAGAAGTTTCTTGCTGATAAAAAATTGTTCGATGAGCATCTGCTTAAAGGCCAGGATAGAGATTTCCATATTCGACGGCTGCTGGAGAACCCCAACATCAATTTCCTGGATGATTATCTCACGAAATACAGACAGACTGATAATTCCATTTCTCAGGATTTTAATGAGAAAACCATTAAAAGCCTGTATTTCACAATTAACAAGTTGATAAAAACCTTGTTGCCATTAAATCCTAAAAAGGAAACCGAATATTTCTTACTTAAACAGCAGCTTAAAAAATATCCGTTTTTATATAGAAATCATGAGATTACAAAACGTAATTTTTTGCTGTTTAGAGATCTCGGGAGGCTTGATCTTATAACCATTAAATGGTTTATAAAGTATGTACTGGCTGTTTTATCTTTTAAGTTTGTAAATAAAGGACAGTTTTTTTTACGTGGTGAATGA
- a CDS encoding class I SAM-dependent methyltransferase, whose translation MINRIKNRIKTFVDVRVNLIKNQERLNQQTVFYYNQLAQLFDEESFIPFSAWAISPDTVLHVLNDITINKKQCVVEFGAGASTFYIAKLIKVLRLDTKFYAIESDRGWADELSRQLEVYKLNEFVKIIHASLKEAPSEITLNNQVLWYDTGKLNHELKDISKIDLILVDGPFGGSTPYARYSALPFLKAKIDKGCSIYLDDINRDDEREIAFEWKKLMNKQMQFINRYAVLKDNSLFDVKPLQLTNLH comes from the coding sequence ATGATCAATAGGATCAAAAATAGAATAAAAACTTTTGTAGATGTACGAGTTAACCTGATTAAGAATCAAGAGAGACTCAACCAACAAACAGTTTTTTACTATAACCAGTTGGCCCAATTATTTGATGAGGAAAGTTTCATCCCTTTCTCTGCCTGGGCCATTTCTCCAGATACAGTTCTTCATGTATTAAATGACATTACCATCAATAAAAAACAATGTGTAGTAGAATTCGGTGCTGGGGCTTCCACCTTCTACATAGCAAAACTAATAAAGGTATTGAGACTGGATACAAAATTTTATGCTATTGAATCTGATCGTGGTTGGGCCGATGAACTAAGCAGGCAACTTGAGGTATATAAATTAAATGAATTTGTTAAGATAATTCATGCTTCTTTAAAAGAAGCTCCGTCTGAAATCACTTTAAATAATCAGGTGCTTTGGTATGATACCGGAAAACTGAACCACGAGTTGAAAGACATATCAAAGATTGACCTCATACTCGTGGATGGACCTTTTGGAGGTAGTACTCCCTATGCCAGATATTCAGCGCTTCCATTTCTAAAGGCTAAAATTGATAAAGGCTGCAGTATTTATTTAGATGATATAAACCGGGATGATGAAAGGGAAATAGCATTTGAATGGAAAAAACTTATGAATAAGCAGATGCAATTTATTAATAGATATGCGGTATTAAAAGATAATTCCCTATTTGATGTAAAGCCTCTGCAATTAACAAATCTTCATTAG
- a CDS encoding ABC transporter ATP-binding protein, producing MSVILKAENISKQYRLGTVGTGSLQHDLNRWWHTLRGKEDPYLKVGGVNDRSTKATEDYVWALRDINFEVKQGEVLGIIGKNGAGKSTLLKLLSRVTAPTTGSIKTKGRIASLLEVGTGFHGELTGRENIFMNGAVLGMSRAEIKNKLDEIIAFSGCEKYIDTPVKRYSSGMTVRLGFAVAAHLEPEILVVDEVLAVGDAEFQKKAIGKMQDLSTGEGRTVLFVSHNMASVKNLCSRAIQLKNGQVCKEGDVEKVIEHYLKNHQKGQTNISLLHPSIERTGNGEVRINSVSVYGEEASKLPQTGKPLTLKFHLENKKNYKLSEIVLEFRIDDNIGQRLIWNSTKMSAESDNSALKTITARMDKCILNKGHYSVTLYLRVRKMESDWIQNAFSFKVEEGLFYSSGIEVPPTQSKILTEFNFQFNDQ from the coding sequence ATGAGTGTAATACTTAAAGCTGAAAATATCTCTAAACAATACCGTCTTGGTACGGTAGGTACCGGTAGTTTGCAGCACGATTTAAACCGATGGTGGCATACTTTGCGAGGCAAGGAAGATCCCTATTTAAAAGTTGGAGGTGTGAATGATAGAAGCACTAAGGCTACAGAAGATTATGTATGGGCTTTAAGAGATATTAATTTTGAGGTGAAGCAGGGCGAAGTACTTGGAATCATCGGTAAAAACGGTGCCGGGAAATCTACCTTGTTAAAACTTCTTTCCAGGGTTACTGCACCAACAACAGGAAGTATAAAGACCAAAGGAAGAATTGCCTCTTTGCTGGAAGTAGGCACCGGCTTTCATGGGGAACTTACTGGTAGAGAAAATATCTTTATGAATGGTGCGGTGTTGGGAATGAGCAGGGCTGAAATTAAAAACAAACTTGATGAGATCATCGCTTTCTCCGGTTGTGAAAAATATATAGATACTCCTGTAAAGCGTTATAGTAGCGGGATGACTGTTAGACTTGGTTTTGCCGTAGCCGCGCATTTAGAGCCTGAGATCCTTGTAGTAGATGAGGTGTTAGCGGTGGGAGATGCCGAATTCCAAAAAAAAGCCATCGGGAAAATGCAGGATCTTTCTACAGGGGAGGGAAGAACTGTTCTTTTTGTAAGTCATAATATGGCCAGTGTAAAAAATCTCTGTAGCCGAGCAATACAATTAAAGAATGGACAGGTTTGCAAAGAAGGAGATGTGGAAAAGGTCATAGAACATTATTTGAAGAATCATCAAAAAGGTCAGACAAATATTTCACTTCTTCATCCCTCAATAGAACGAACAGGTAATGGAGAAGTACGCATAAATTCAGTTTCAGTGTATGGTGAAGAGGCTTCCAAACTTCCACAAACTGGAAAGCCACTAACTTTGAAATTCCACCTGGAAAATAAAAAAAACTATAAGTTATCAGAAATTGTATTGGAGTTCCGAATAGATGACAATATTGGGCAACGCCTTATTTGGAATAGCACAAAAATGTCAGCTGAAAGTGATAACTCGGCTCTTAAGACCATTACAGCCAGAATGGATAAATGTATCTTGAATAAAGGTCACTATTCTGTAACTTTATATTTGAGAGTTAGAAAAATGGAATCTGACTGGATACAAAACGCTTTTAGTTTTAAGGTGGAAGAAGGATTATTTTATTCTTCAGGGATAGAAGTGCCACCAACCCAAAGTAAAATATTAACCGAATTCAATTTTCAATTTAATGATCAATAG
- a CDS encoding ABC transporter permease, which translates to MSEANNNDWLYEITPKRKLIDLNFKEIWRYRDLLILFVKRDIVTVYKQTILGPLWYFIQPLFTSIIFTLVFNNIASIPTGNVPSFLFNLTGITAWNYFNQCLTGTSNTFTANAAIFGKVYFPRVIMPLKTVISNLFKFGIQLLILIIFYFYFIIRGYEINPNTNLILFPVYVLMMALLGLGAGMTISALTTKYRDLTVLVGFATTLLMYISAVPYPLAEVSEKMPEYAWLVKYNPLTQVIEGFRYMILDTGVFSWTGFLYTLGVSVALFLFGLIIFNRTEKNFIDTV; encoded by the coding sequence ATGAGCGAAGCGAATAATAACGACTGGCTATACGAAATCACCCCAAAGCGAAAGCTGATAGACCTTAATTTTAAGGAGATCTGGCGGTATCGTGATCTTTTGATCCTTTTTGTGAAAAGGGATATAGTCACGGTTTATAAGCAGACTATTTTAGGTCCGCTTTGGTATTTTATTCAACCATTATTTACATCGATAATTTTCACGCTGGTTTTTAATAATATAGCGAGTATTCCTACCGGGAATGTGCCTTCTTTTCTTTTTAACCTAACTGGCATCACCGCCTGGAATTATTTTAACCAATGCCTTACTGGGACCTCAAATACTTTTACTGCCAATGCAGCTATTTTTGGAAAAGTCTATTTCCCCAGGGTAATTATGCCTTTAAAAACCGTGATCTCCAATTTGTTTAAATTTGGAATTCAATTACTTATATTAATTATTTTTTATTTTTACTTTATAATTAGAGGTTATGAGATAAATCCTAATACTAATCTAATCCTCTTCCCCGTTTACGTGTTAATGATGGCTTTACTAGGGCTTGGTGCGGGAATGACGATCTCTGCTTTGACTACTAAGTATCGTGATTTAACGGTTTTGGTAGGGTTCGCAACGACATTGCTGATGTATATTTCTGCCGTACCATATCCACTTGCTGAAGTTTCTGAAAAGATGCCAGAGTATGCCTGGCTGGTAAAATATAATCCGTTAACACAAGTTATTGAAGGCTTTAGATATATGATCCTGGATACAGGGGTCTTCTCCTGGACGGGTTTTCTTTACACTTTAGGAGTATCGGTTGCACTTTTTCTGTTTGGATTAATTATTTTTAACAGGACCGAAAAGAATTTTATAGATACTGTTTAA
- a CDS encoding four helix bundle protein, which translates to MDHKELDVWKKSIELVETIYKISAQFPASEIYGLTNQIRRASVSISSNIAEGAGRSSDKELLYFLNVALGSLAEVETQVEIALRLNFISTADIIFEQITEVRKLIIGFRNYIKKKSNH; encoded by the coding sequence ATGGATCATAAGGAATTGGATGTTTGGAAGAAAAGTATCGAATTGGTTGAAACTATTTATAAGATTTCTGCTCAATTTCCGGCTTCTGAGATTTATGGATTAACAAATCAAATTAGGCGGGCTTCGGTTTCAATTTCATCTAATATCGCTGAAGGAGCTGGTCGTAGTAGTGATAAAGAATTGTTGTATTTTCTGAATGTAGCTTTAGGTTCACTTGCAGAAGTAGAAACTCAAGTGGAAATTGCTCTACGACTCAATTTTATTTCTACTGCAGACATTATTTTTGAGCAGATAACAGAAGTTCGAAAATTGATTATTGGTTTTAGAAATTATATTAAGAAAAAATCCAATCACTAA
- a CDS encoding GumC family protein codes for MAHEEDHISDVGSTFDFKGFILKVISYWKLILLSIGISFAVAYYNNVRKLPVYQLGNTISIKDDQNPFFTSNTSLTFNWGGTSDKVNTAITILRSRSHNEEVVERLQFYINYRAQGEYQKIDVYGQTPFHVIADSAAFQANNVTMEIKVQDEHTFNLKAEIPALLYRTNYRTKETDTRVVEENEFNRNYKFGEHITLPFFSGYIVRNEGNYDKERTIYINFSNFNSAVSTYRGMSISNGDGSSVLNLSQTGLNKARIVDYLNGSVKVLSENMLKRKNLFATKTIRFIDSSLAVQAAELKRVEDELNDYRNENSVLNISSESSDLSGKLSTLDVQKEEIRRQLTYYDNLEEYLQSRNDYSNVPAPSVAGISEGNIASGVSKIIQLAEERKNYQYTLKENSPVFADIDRQINSVKSIILENINSSKGLLNSELREIRTKIAQLENEVKKLPQEEQDLLKIQRKYSLNERTYNMFLEKRSEAGLVKAANVSDVLVIDKAKDTGGGQIGPNTRLNYVMAVLVGGVIPLTFVFLLVFLNSNIHNAQEITRLSPIPILGLIGRNKMNSNLAVFESPKSSISESFRGLRSSLQFMYKRQGVTGSKTVLITSSVSGEGKTFCAMNLATVFALSEKKTVLVGVDLRKPKIFDDFELNNDLGIVNYLIDQATAKEIVQQSKIPYLDVITSGPVPPNPSELLLTEKMDNLISDLKETYDYIILDTPPIGMVADALNLVKHADATLYMIRQDYTKRGMLETINQKYAKEEIKNISFVLNHFVHSAKYGYGYGYGYGYGYGYGYNRYAKGYYGAAPSRLSQVKASWRKFMRNFE; via the coding sequence ATGGCGCATGAAGAAGATCATATATCCGATGTAGGTTCAACCTTTGACTTTAAGGGTTTTATTCTGAAAGTTATAAGCTACTGGAAGCTTATCTTACTTTCAATTGGAATCAGTTTCGCTGTTGCCTACTATAATAACGTTCGAAAACTGCCGGTATATCAGCTGGGAAACACTATTTCCATAAAGGATGATCAAAACCCTTTTTTTACTTCAAACACAAGTTTGACCTTTAATTGGGGAGGGACTTCAGATAAGGTTAATACAGCAATAACCATTCTTAGATCCAGGTCGCATAATGAAGAAGTGGTGGAGCGATTGCAGTTCTATATAAATTACCGCGCACAGGGCGAATATCAGAAAATAGATGTCTACGGGCAAACCCCATTTCATGTAATAGCAGATTCAGCTGCTTTCCAGGCGAATAATGTAACCATGGAGATCAAAGTGCAGGACGAGCATACATTCAATTTAAAGGCTGAGATTCCTGCTTTACTATACCGTACTAATTACAGAACCAAAGAAACCGATACCAGGGTAGTTGAGGAAAATGAGTTTAACAGGAATTATAAATTTGGTGAGCATATTACCCTGCCATTCTTTTCTGGATACATCGTGCGTAATGAGGGGAATTATGATAAAGAAAGAACGATCTATATCAACTTTTCAAATTTCAATTCCGCCGTGAGCACTTACCGGGGGATGAGTATTTCTAATGGCGATGGATCTTCTGTTCTTAATTTAAGTCAGACGGGGTTAAATAAAGCTCGAATAGTAGATTACCTTAATGGTTCAGTAAAGGTGCTAAGTGAAAATATGCTTAAACGCAAGAATCTTTTTGCTACCAAAACCATTCGGTTTATAGATAGTAGTCTCGCTGTGCAGGCTGCGGAGCTAAAAAGAGTGGAAGATGAATTGAATGATTATCGCAATGAAAATTCTGTTCTTAATATTTCATCTGAAAGTAGTGATCTTTCGGGGAAATTATCCACCCTGGACGTTCAAAAAGAGGAGATACGCCGGCAGTTGACTTATTATGATAATCTGGAGGAGTATTTACAAAGCAGAAACGATTATTCCAATGTTCCGGCACCATCTGTCGCGGGGATTTCAGAAGGTAATATTGCCAGTGGAGTCTCTAAAATAATACAATTAGCAGAAGAAAGAAAGAACTATCAATATACATTAAAAGAGAATTCACCGGTTTTTGCCGATATAGACAGACAGATAAATTCTGTGAAGTCTATTATTTTAGAGAATATCAATTCATCAAAAGGGTTGTTAAATTCAGAGCTACGGGAAATAAGGACTAAGATCGCTCAACTTGAAAACGAAGTTAAAAAACTCCCACAGGAAGAACAGGATCTTTTAAAGATTCAGCGCAAGTATTCTTTGAATGAAAGAACGTATAATATGTTTCTTGAAAAACGAAGTGAAGCAGGTCTTGTTAAGGCTGCTAATGTAAGTGATGTGCTTGTTATAGATAAAGCAAAGGACACCGGGGGTGGACAAATAGGTCCTAATACGCGATTAAATTATGTGATGGCGGTCCTTGTTGGAGGTGTGATACCTTTAACTTTTGTTTTTTTGCTGGTATTTTTAAATTCCAATATCCATAATGCTCAGGAAATTACAAGGCTTTCTCCAATTCCAATACTAGGATTGATAGGTAGAAATAAAATGAACAGTAATCTGGCGGTTTTTGAATCTCCAAAATCTTCAATTTCAGAAAGCTTTAGGGGCTTAAGGTCTAGTCTGCAATTTATGTATAAGCGACAGGGAGTGACGGGATCTAAAACTGTACTAATAACCTCTTCAGTTTCCGGGGAAGGTAAAACTTTTTGTGCCATGAACCTTGCTACCGTTTTCGCTTTAAGCGAGAAGAAAACGGTACTTGTAGGAGTTGATCTTAGAAAACCAAAGATTTTCGATGATTTTGAACTGAATAATGATCTTGGGATTGTAAATTATTTGATAGACCAGGCAACAGCGAAGGAAATTGTACAACAAAGTAAAATTCCGTACCTGGATGTTATAACTTCAGGTCCTGTTCCTCCTAATCCATCCGAATTACTGCTCACGGAAAAGATGGATAACCTGATATCTGACCTGAAAGAAACTTATGATTATATAATTTTAGATACGCCGCCCATTGGAATGGTGGCAGATGCGCTTAACCTGGTAAAACATGCGGATGCCACTTTATATATGATTAGACAGGATTATACTAAAAGAGGCATGTTAGAAACCATTAATCAGAAATATGCCAAGGAAGAGATTAAAAATATCAGTTTTGTGCTAAACCATTTTGTGCATAGCGCCAAATATGGTTATGGCTACGGTTACGGTTATGGCTATGGTTATGGTTATGGATATAATCGTTATGCGAAAGGTTATTATGGGGCGGCACCGTCTCGTTTATCCCAGGTGAAGGCTTCCTGGAGAAAATTTATGAGGAACTTCGAATAG
- a CDS encoding polysaccharide biosynthesis/export family protein gives MRFKSFLFLFAAILALTSCVSTKQMSYLQEHEEEVDSIIQVQRLRKPYRIQVGDLLSIRVKALDQELVGMFNPVGEANPNATTEEAVYFDGFTVDDHGNIRVPTMGEINVLGFTEKEVRERIEEKLLDEYFRKEANIFVTVKLAGIRYTTLGEIGQGSQVIYKEQVTIMEAIANAGGISDYGDREHVQIIRQYPQGEEVHTIDVTNINALSSPYYYIQPNDMIVVNPLPQKALGIGTTGLGVFTTIFSVVSVVTSVILLATR, from the coding sequence ATGCGATTTAAATCCTTTTTGTTTTTATTCGCTGCAATACTAGCCTTAACCTCATGCGTATCTACAAAGCAAATGTCCTATCTTCAGGAACATGAAGAAGAGGTAGACAGCATTATTCAGGTTCAGCGATTGCGCAAGCCATATCGAATTCAGGTAGGAGATCTTTTAAGTATAAGAGTTAAAGCTCTGGACCAGGAACTTGTGGGAATGTTTAACCCTGTTGGAGAAGCTAATCCTAATGCAACTACTGAAGAAGCTGTTTATTTTGATGGTTTTACGGTAGACGATCATGGTAATATTCGAGTACCCACCATGGGAGAGATCAATGTTCTTGGGTTTACCGAAAAAGAGGTTCGTGAAAGAATAGAAGAAAAATTACTGGATGAATATTTTAGGAAAGAGGCCAATATTTTTGTTACCGTTAAGCTTGCAGGTATTAGGTATACAACTCTTGGGGAAATAGGCCAGGGAAGCCAGGTGATTTATAAAGAACAGGTAACGATTATGGAAGCGATTGCCAATGCCGGGGGTATTTCAGATTACGGGGACAGAGAGCATGTTCAGATTATAAGGCAATACCCGCAGGGAGAGGAAGTTCACACTATAGATGTTACCAATATAAATGCTCTTAGTAGTCCATACTATTATATCCAGCCAAATGATATGATCGTCGTGAATCCATTGCCTCAGAAGGCGCTAGGAATCGGAACCACTGGTTTGGGAGTGTTTACTACTATTTTTTCGGTTGTTTCAGTAGTGACCTCTGTAATTTTATTAGCTACAAGATAA
- a CDS encoding ABC-F family ATP-binding cassette domain-containing protein produces MNYLSVENIAKSYGERRLFENISFGINKDQKVGFVAKNGTGKTSLLNILAGTDTPDDGQVIYRNDIRVAFLSQEPDLDPDLTIEQSIFSSENPTLKIVEQYEKAIQNPEDADALQKAMDAMEANNAWDFETEFKQILFKLNLEDLHAVVKNLSGGQKKRLALARMLLKKPDFIILDEPTNHLDLDMIEWLEEYFKKEDFTIFMVTHDRYFLERVCNEIIELEDGKLYTYKGNYSYYLDKKEERHQLEATNTDKAQQLYKKELDWMRRQPKARTTKSKSRIEDFHEIKHRASQRRQDHKVQLELNMERLGSKIVEIHNISKELGGKELINHFSYTFQKGERLGIIGKNGTGKSTFLNMLTGNLEPDKGKIVIGETVKFGYYTQKGIKIKPGQKVIEVIKEFGDYIPLKKGRQISAEQLLERFLFSRKKQYDFVEKLSGGEKKRLYLCTVLIQNPNFLILDEPTNDLDVLTLNVLENFLLDFPGCIIVVSHDRYFMDKITDHLFVFQGKGEIQDFPGNYTDYREYEASKPKVEKSSSEDSQSKKEKKEYSKLVKEIAKLEKKKEKIQQSFLEELSAEEVAERSKDLKKVEDEIETKTMRWFELMEKLEG; encoded by the coding sequence ATGAATTATCTCTCAGTAGAAAACATAGCCAAATCCTATGGCGAGCGCCGACTTTTTGAAAATATAAGCTTCGGAATAAATAAGGATCAAAAAGTTGGTTTTGTCGCTAAGAACGGAACCGGAAAAACCAGTTTACTGAATATTCTGGCAGGAACCGATACTCCTGATGACGGGCAGGTGATCTACCGGAATGATATTCGGGTTGCTTTCCTTTCCCAGGAACCAGATCTGGATCCTGATCTTACTATTGAACAAAGTATTTTTTCCAGCGAAAATCCAACGCTCAAAATTGTAGAACAATATGAGAAAGCCATCCAGAATCCGGAAGACGCTGATGCCTTGCAAAAGGCAATGGACGCTATGGAGGCTAATAATGCCTGGGATTTTGAAACGGAATTCAAACAGATACTCTTCAAATTAAATCTTGAAGATCTTCATGCGGTAGTGAAAAACCTTTCCGGCGGACAAAAGAAACGTCTGGCTTTAGCCAGAATGTTATTGAAAAAACCAGATTTTATAATTCTTGATGAACCTACCAACCACCTGGATCTTGATATGATCGAATGGCTGGAAGAATACTTTAAAAAAGAGGATTTTACCATTTTTATGGTGACTCACGACAGGTATTTCCTGGAGAGAGTTTGCAACGAGATCATTGAACTGGAAGATGGGAAGCTTTACACTTATAAAGGTAATTACTCTTATTATCTCGACAAGAAAGAAGAAAGACATCAGCTCGAAGCCACCAATACAGATAAGGCTCAGCAATTATACAAGAAAGAGCTTGACTGGATGCGCCGCCAGCCGAAAGCTCGTACCACGAAATCTAAGTCTCGAATTGAAGATTTTCACGAGATAAAGCATAGGGCGAGTCAGCGCAGGCAGGATCATAAAGTTCAGCTGGAACTAAATATGGAACGCCTGGGAAGTAAGATCGTTGAAATTCATAATATTTCGAAGGAGCTGGGAGGAAAAGAACTGATTAATCACTTCAGTTACACCTTTCAAAAAGGAGAGCGCCTTGGAATCATTGGAAAAAACGGAACTGGAAAATCTACATTTCTGAATATGCTTACCGGGAATCTTGAGCCGGATAAAGGTAAAATCGTGATTGGCGAAACGGTAAAATTCGGTTACTACACTCAGAAAGGTATAAAAATAAAACCCGGACAAAAGGTTATTGAGGTCATTAAAGAATTTGGAGATTATATTCCGTTAAAAAAAGGAAGACAAATTTCAGCTGAACAGCTTTTAGAGCGATTTCTTTTCAGCAGAAAGAAACAATACGATTTTGTAGAAAAGTTGAGCGGTGGAGAAAAGAAGCGGCTTTACCTGTGTACTGTTTTAATTCAGAATCCTAATTTTCTGATTCTCGATGAGCCTACTAACGATCTGGATGTTTTAACCCTAAATGTTCTGGAAAACTTTTTGCTGGATTTCCCCGGTTGCATTATTGTGGTTTCTCACGACCGTTATTTTATGGATAAGATCACCGATCACCTGTTTGTATTTCAGGGAAAAGGAGAAATACAGGATTTCCCCGGTAATTATACAGATTATAGAGAATATGAAGCTTCAAAACCTAAGGTCGAGAAATCTTCTTCAGAAGATTCTCAGTCTAAAAAAGAGAAAAAGGAATACAGTAAACTGGTAAAAGAGATCGCAAAACTGGAGAAGAAGAAAGAGAAAATTCAGCAAAGCTTCCTGGAAGAACTTAGCGCTGAAGAGGTTGCTGAAAGATCTAAAGACCTGAAAAAAGTTGAAGACGAGATCGAAACTAAAACCATGCGCTGGTTTGAATTGATGGAGAAGTTGGAGGGGTAG
- a CDS encoding four helix bundle protein produces MAKINNFEELEVWKMARTICKSVEKLLRETPLGKNYALANQMERSSGSIMDNIAEGFGRGGNAEFHNFLSYSKGSTSELKSQFYRSIDKQLIDESSFNKLIDQCNTLENKLGAFMYYLRKSDLKGIKFKKSDHN; encoded by the coding sequence ATGGCTAAGATTAATAATTTTGAAGAACTAGAAGTATGGAAAATGGCAAGGACTATTTGTAAATCTGTGGAAAAACTTCTTAGAGAAACACCCTTAGGAAAAAACTATGCGCTCGCTAATCAAATGGAACGAAGTTCTGGTTCAATTATGGACAACATAGCAGAAGGTTTCGGGCGAGGTGGAAATGCTGAGTTTCACAATTTTCTAAGCTACTCAAAAGGATCAACTTCAGAATTGAAATCTCAATTTTATAGATCAATAGACAAGCAATTAATAGATGAATCTAGCTTCAACAAGCTGATAGATCAGTGTAACACTTTGGAAAACAAACTTGGTGCCTTTATGTACTATTTAAGAAAGTCTGACCTGAAGGGAATCAAGTTCAAAAAATCAGATCATAATTAA